The Brachyspira aalborgi genome has a segment encoding these proteins:
- a CDS encoding methyl-accepting chemotaxis protein, producing MALNKSKKKLILSLKIQIIGIYILLDLILWYLFLWFSLYDKHAFPFYGVKIVFAIIAFILFLRYCNQWAKGEKIKLADKVTKIFSTSAVSGSIIEITIFAFLNPNIYIYTSLAAVFACLLSSGAINSLYALVFRIISHKSDLEESVTVFYLSLTFKVLYTIFFFFSSVVFVLILNYVRIREEAFLNLNSDETLSEIIGVNSHINQTYKNAFLDLKVYDRIVKNNLNQNQLDINSLRTYINNRIQYLDYNLSNNYKSVSININREFLTNNSPASLSILRNTNNVYSTATSYNFPSTTLIKSNDFYSIISYNNEGDISVSSYYPLELNDRQLGHIIANADIMEYFKYIESNPSLSSWNYINYKLNNKNIVYAKDRRFLNQNVLNILGSSENFSKYIMEFENQLNDKPSFITPMFDMNNEKTVAIMFYMKDLDSVIVFYKDINSIIKYSNIEKTITLFIIVFFIGYSILSSVYILILRLTFTPIKTTNASTVELREQNRDLRKRIMCKNNDEIGLLVYNFNLFINDLELIIDNLKLKSENLINDINNVEKIMTENSNSVNIQTESIKKSVENIQSIIASIKNITSSTEQQRTAFSSASVAVDELLQTVYRINNNIEMQSSSVEQTSASVEEMISNITSIAKSTSNADALFKKLLVEAGDGADIVEEVIESIRNVEASSEQIKNIINIIQNIAEQTNLLAMNASIEASHAGEMGRGFSVIADEIRSLAEHTAENTKSITTIIKEITRRIEESVELANNSGQSLSNIVSISESASRIVSEINTANSELEIGGKDILETITKLNATTSGVKDSVKEQINSGDAVDIQITLLDKINKEVVNIVEANSMEVNEVNDSLTSLNSISTQIIENKDRFYNMTNRLNNNFTIFNTLLMNFITNRDDEKNEEETKNALLKDDKFNIDKEIDSQLKTLEDELKISEEDDEEVIRTLKEDFKNPKMFY from the coding sequence ATGGCTTTAAATAAATCCAAGAAAAAACTGATTCTTTCTTTGAAGATTCAGATTATAGGCATATATATATTATTAGACTTGATATTATGGTATTTGTTTTTATGGTTTTCATTATACGATAAACATGCATTTCCTTTTTACGGAGTCAAAATAGTTTTTGCAATAATAGCTTTTATATTATTCTTAAGATACTGTAATCAATGGGCAAAAGGGGAAAAAATAAAACTTGCCGACAAAGTGACTAAAATATTTTCAACTTCTGCAGTATCGGGAAGTATAATAGAAATAACAATATTCGCTTTTCTAAATCCGAATATTTATATATATACTTCTTTAGCGGCTGTTTTTGCCTGCTTGCTTTCAAGCGGCGCTATTAATTCTTTATACGCTTTAGTATTTAGAATAATTTCGCATAAAAGCGATTTGGAAGAGAGCGTTACCGTTTTTTATCTTTCGTTAACTTTTAAAGTTCTTTATACGATTTTCTTTTTCTTTTCAAGCGTTGTTTTTGTTTTAATTTTAAATTATGTAAGAATAAGAGAAGAGGCATTTTTAAACTTAAATAGCGATGAAACTTTAAGCGAAATTATAGGCGTAAATAGTCATATAAATCAAACTTACAAAAACGCATTTTTAGATTTGAAAGTTTATGATAGAATAGTAAAAAATAATTTAAATCAAAATCAATTAGATATAAACTCTTTAAGAACTTATATAAATAATAGAATTCAATATTTAGATTATAATTTAAGCAATAATTATAAATCTGTTTCTATAAATATAAACAGAGAATTTTTAACAAATAATTCTCCCGCTTCGTTGTCTATATTAAGAAATACGAATAATGTATATTCAACGGCGACAAGTTATAATTTTCCTTCAACTACTCTTATAAAAAGCAATGATTTTTATTCTATAATTTCTTATAATAACGAAGGCGATATTTCGGTATCTTCTTATTATCCTTTGGAATTAAATGATAGACAGCTTGGACATATAATAGCGAATGCGGATATAATGGAATATTTTAAATATATAGAAAGCAATCCTTCTCTCTCTTCTTGGAATTATATTAATTATAAATTAAATAATAAAAATATAGTTTATGCTAAAGATAGAAGATTTTTGAATCAAAATGTATTAAATATTTTAGGCTCAAGCGAGAATTTTTCTAAATATATAATGGAATTTGAAAATCAATTAAACGATAAGCCTTCTTTTATAACTCCAATGTTTGATATGAATAACGAAAAAACCGTAGCTATTATGTTTTATATGAAAGATTTGGATTCTGTAATCGTATTTTATAAAGATATAAATTCTATAATAAAATATTCAAATATAGAAAAAACTATAACTCTATTTATAATAGTATTTTTTATAGGCTATTCTATATTGTCTTCTGTTTATATTCTTATTTTGCGTCTTACTTTTACTCCGATAAAAACCACTAACGCTTCTACGGTAGAGCTTAGAGAACAAAATAGAGATTTAAGAAAAAGAATAATGTGTAAGAATAACGATGAAATTGGGCTTTTGGTTTATAATTTTAATTTATTTATTAACGACTTGGAATTAATTATAGATAATTTGAAATTAAAAAGCGAAAATTTGATTAACGATATAAATAATGTAGAAAAAATTATGACTGAAAATTCTAACAGCGTAAATATTCAAACGGAAAGCATTAAAAAAAGCGTAGAAAATATTCAATCTATAATAGCTTCTATAAAAAATATTACAAGTTCAACCGAACAACAGAGAACGGCGTTTTCTTCCGCATCCGTTGCAGTTGATGAATTATTGCAAACCGTTTATAGAATTAACAATAATATAGAAATGCAATCCTCTTCTGTTGAGCAAACTTCCGCATCCGTTGAAGAGATGATTTCAAATATTACGAGTATTGCAAAAAGCACGAGCAATGCTGACGCTTTATTTAAAAAGCTTTTGGTTGAAGCGGGAGATGGAGCCGATATAGTAGAAGAGGTTATAGAATCAATTAGAAATGTTGAAGCGAGCAGCGAGCAAATAAAAAATATTATAAACATTATTCAAAATATCGCGGAGCAAACTAACCTTTTGGCTATGAACGCTTCTATAGAGGCTTCGCATGCGGGCGAGATGGGAAGAGGATTTTCCGTTATCGCTGATGAAATAAGGTCTTTAGCCGAACATACTGCGGAAAATACAAAATCTATAACTACAATCATTAAAGAAATTACAAGAAGAATTGAAGAGAGCGTTGAGCTTGCAAATAATAGCGGACAATCTTTAAGCAATATAGTTAGCATATCGGAAAGCGCATCGAGAATAGTTTCCGAAATAAATACGGCAAATAGCGAGCTTGAAATAGGCGGTAAAGATATACTTGAAACTATTACAAAATTGAACGCGACAACTTCGGGAGTTAAAGATAGCGTAAAAGAACAGATTAATAGCGGAGATGCGGTAGATATTCAAATTACTTTATTAGATAAAATAAATAAAGAGGTTGTAAATATAGTAGAAGCTAATAGTATGGAGGTAAACGAGGTTAATGATTCGCTTACTTCATTAAATTCGATTTCGACTCAAATTATTGAAAATAAGGATAGATTTTATAATATGACAAACAGATTAAATAATAATTTCACCATTTTTAACACATTGCTCATGAACTTTATTACAAATAGAGACGATGAAAAAAATGAAGAAGAAACAAAGAACGCTCTTCTTAAAGACGATAAATTTAATATAGACAAAGAAATTGACTCTCAATTAAAAACTCTTGAAGACGAATTAAAAATATCGGAAGAAGATGACGAGGAAGTTATAAGAACTTTGAAAGAAGATTTTAAAAATCCAAAAATGTTTTATTAA
- the rbr gene encoding rubrerythrin gives MKDLKGTKTEKNLNDAFAGESMARNKYTYFASVARNEGYEQIAAIFLETAENEREHAKIHFKYLNGIGDTLANLQSAWEGENYEYETMYPQMAKEASEEGFDDVARSMKLIGDVEKEHRERYAKLREAVKSGTVFKRNTKVQWKCRNCGYIFEGESAPEVCPACKHAKKFFEVRVENY, from the coding sequence ATGAAGGACTTAAAAGGAACAAAAACGGAAAAGAATTTAAATGACGCTTTTGCGGGCGAATCTATGGCAAGGAATAAATATACTTATTTCGCAAGCGTTGCCAGAAACGAAGGCTACGAACAAATAGCGGCAATATTTCTTGAAACCGCCGAAAACGAAAGAGAGCATGCAAAAATACATTTCAAATATCTTAACGGCATAGGAGACACGCTTGCAAATTTGCAATCCGCTTGGGAAGGCGAAAATTACGAATACGAAACGATGTATCCTCAAATGGCTAAAGAAGCCAGCGAAGAAGGTTTTGACGATGTCGCTCGTTCAATGAAATTAATTGGCGATGTTGAAAAAGAACATAGAGAAAGATACGCTAAATTAAGAGAAGCGGTTAAAAGCGGAACGGTTTTCAAAAGAAACACAAAAGTTCAATGGAAATGTAGAAATTGCGGCTATATTTTTGAAGGCGAATCCGCTCCAGAAGTTTGTCCAGCTTGTAAGCATGCAAAAAAATTCTTTGAAGTTAGAGTTGAAAATTATTGA
- a CDS encoding superoxide dismutase, translated as MFELIKLPYGKEDLAPYMSSNTLDFHHGKHLNAYVTAVNDFVSKDKSLEGKSIEELILLSHNNADKQGLFNNAGQVYNHEEFFKVLKKSEKPSIPSELESKIKSDFGSFDAFKEAFTTAGKTQFGSGWAWLVLANGKLEVRKYPNAMNPIADKVHGLLTCDVWEHAYYLDYQNRRPDFLNTFVDHLVNWEYVAEKLKNAK; from the coding sequence ATGTTTGAATTAATTAAATTACCTTATGGCAAAGAAGATTTAGCGCCTTATATGTCTTCAAATACTTTAGATTTTCATCATGGAAAACATTTAAACGCTTATGTAACCGCCGTTAATGATTTTGTTTCCAAAGATAAATCATTGGAAGGAAAAAGCATAGAAGAGTTAATACTTCTTTCCCATAATAACGCCGATAAACAAGGCTTATTTAATAACGCGGGACAGGTTTATAATCATGAAGAGTTTTTTAAAGTTTTGAAAAAATCTGAAAAACCAAGCATTCCGTCAGAATTAGAATCAAAAATAAAATCCGATTTTGGCTCTTTTGACGCATTTAAAGAAGCTTTCACTACGGCGGGAAAAACTCAATTTGGTTCGGGATGGGCTTGGCTCGTTTTGGCTAATGGAAAATTGGAAGTTAGAAAATATCCTAACGCTATGAATCCTATCGCGGATAAAGTTCATGGTTTGCTTACTTGCGATGTATGGGAACATGCTTATTATTTGGATTATCAAAACAGACGCCCAGATTTTCTAAATACTTTTGTTGACCATTTGGTAAATTGGGAATATGTTGCAGAAAAATTAAAAAATGCAAAATAA